In Pelodictyon luteolum DSM 273, the genomic stretch AGCATGGCAACCATGTGGCCATGGCGGCGCGAATTCTCCTGAATGCCCTCATGCGCATCGATGACGAGGAGCGCCGCCTCAGCTCTTGAAGCACCGGTCACCATATTCTTGAGAAACTCGATATGGCCGGGAGCGTCAATAATGATATAGTCGCGTTTCCGTGTATTGAAAAAGCAGCGGGCCATATCGATGGTGATCCCCTGCGCCTGTTCGTCCTTGAGCGCATCAAGAAGAAATGCATATTCGAACGGCTTGTGGTTCCGCCTGCACGACTCCTTCACCGCATCAAGTTTCCCATCGGGAAGCGAGCCAGTATCAGCAAGGAGCCTACCGATAACCGTGCTCTTCCCATGATCCACATGGCCCACAATGACGATATTCATCTGTTCCTTTCCATTCATGGCAGAGTTCCCCTATCCCATTTTATTGTAAAAATCCTCCCCTATGACGCCTCTCATTCCTACATATACCCCACACGCCGAAGGGTCTCCAGCCCGCCAGCGTCCTCACGGTCCTGTGCCCGGCCGGATCGTTCAGCAATGTTGGCCAGCCGCCCCTCACAAAGCTCGCTGATGATGTCGGCCACCGTCTCCGACTCCGACGCTATCGGCGTTGTGCAGGGCCAGCACCCGAGCGACCGGTAGCGGGTGCCCTGACCCCTATTGAAATAGAGCGGGACAACGGGAATTTCTTCGCGCTCAATGTACTCCCAGATGTTCAGTTCGGTCCAGTCGAGCAGCGGATGGATCCGCACATGAGTCCCTGGAGCGAAATCAGTCTTGAAGTGGTTCCAGAATTCAGGCGGTTGGTCGCCGACCTCCCAGCAGTTTTCAGTATCGCGGGGAGAAAAATAGCGCTCCTTGGAACGGCTCCCCTCCTCATCGGCCCGGACCCCTACTATGACGCCAGTGTATGGCTCTCGCGACTCATCAAGCACATAGCGCCCCGTGGGGTGCTCCATCCTCCAGCGAGGCCACTCCCCCGAGAGCGTCCGCTTCAGCGCCTCGCTCTTCAGGTTGCGGCAGCAGGTGATCCGATCGGTGTTCCCGTCAGGAAAGCTCAGTTTCCGCTCAACAGCGTCAGTGTTCTCCCCATAGATCATGTTGAGTTCAAACTCCATCGCCATCCGGTCACGGTACTGGATCATTTCGGGAATCTTGAAATGGGTGTCAATATGCACAAGAGGCAACGGCACATGCCCGAAAAACGCCTTCCGTGCAAGCCAGAGCAGCACCGTGCTGTCCTTGCCGATAGACCATAGCATGCAAAGCTGTCGGAAATCGCGGTATGCCTCCCTGAGGATGTAGACGCTCTGTGCTTCAAGCTTGTCG encodes the following:
- the cysD gene encoding sulfate adenylyltransferase subunit CysD, with product MNHLDKLEAQSVYILREAYRDFRQLCMLWSIGKDSTVLLWLARKAFFGHVPLPLVHIDTHFKIPEMIQYRDRMAMEFELNMIYGENTDAVERKLSFPDGNTDRITCCRNLKSEALKRTLSGEWPRWRMEHPTGRYVLDESREPYTGVIVGVRADEEGSRSKERYFSPRDTENCWEVGDQPPEFWNHFKTDFAPGTHVRIHPLLDWTELNIWEYIEREEIPVVPLYFNRGQGTRYRSLGCWPCTTPIASESETVADIISELCEGRLANIAERSGRAQDREDAGGLETLRRVGYM